A region from the Ciconia boyciana chromosome 1, ASM3463844v1, whole genome shotgun sequence genome encodes:
- the LOC140652697 gene encoding carboxypeptidase A1-like, translating to MGFKRPQGAFGTWDGLFQLTMRALLLLAALVAAAAGTETFVGHQVLRIVPTNDEELQKVQELQDLEELQLDFWLAPRGLGHPVDVRVPFPSLQPLKAHLEANGVSYSIVIEDVQALVDHERMEMLRGRRQLPLSTSTFDYATYHSLDEIYAFMDLLVAENPNLVSKLEIGRSTENRPLYVLRFSKGGMNRPAVWIDTGIHSREWVTQASGVWFAKKIVLDHENDEGLASVLDKMDIFLEIVTNPDGFVFTQTQNRMWRKTRSRHPGSTCVGVDPNRNWDAGFGGPGASRNPCSETYHGPYANSEPEVKAIVDFVKNHGNIKAFVSIHSYSQLLLYPYGYTTTPVPDQKELHQISEKAVAALSSLYGTNYKYGSIITTIYQASGGTIDWTYNQGIKYSFTFELRDTGRYGFLLPAKQIVPTAQETWLALKVIMLHARNHLY from the exons ATGGGATTTAAGAGGCCCCAGGGTGCCTTTGGGACATGGGACGGGCTCTTTCAGCTGACGATGAGggctctcctgctgctggctgccctggTGGCAGCGGCCGCCGGCACCGAGACTTTTGTTGG GCACCAGGTGCTGCGCATCGTCCCCACCAACGATGAGGAGCTGCAGAaggtgcaggagctgcaggaccTCGAGGAGCTGCAG CTGGATTTCTGGCTGGCACCCCGCGGGCTCGGGCACCCCGTCGATGTCCGCgtgcccttccccagcctgcagcccctcaAAGCCCACCTGGAGGCCAACGGCGTCTCCTACTCCATCGTGATCGAGGACGTGCAG gcGCTGGTGGACCATGAGCGGATGGAGATGCTTCGTGGCCGCCGCCAGCTGCCGCTCTCCACCAGCACCTTTGACTATGCCACCTACCACAGCCTGGATGAG ATCTACGCCTTCATGGACCTGCTGGTGGCCGAAAACCCTAACCTGGTCAGCAAGCTCGAGATCGGCCGGTCGACAGAGAACCGCCCCCTCTACGTGCTCAGG ttcAGCAAAGGAGGGATGAACCGCCCGGCTGTCTGGATCGACACTGGCATCCACTCCCGTGAATGGGTGACGCAGGCCAGCGGCGTCTGGTTCGCCAAGAAG ATTGTCCTGGATCATGAGAATGATGAAGGTCTGGCTTCTGTCCTGGACAAGATGGACATCTTCCTGGAGATCGTCACCAACCCAGACGGCTTCGTCTTCACCCAAACGCAG AACCGCATGTGGCGCAAGACCAGGTCCAGGCACCCGGGTTCCACTTGCGTCGGTGTGGACCCCAACCGCAACTGGGATGCAGGTTTCGGAG GGCCCGGGGCCAGCAGAAACCCCTGCTCAGAGACGTACCATGGACCCTACGCCAACTCGGAGCCCGAGGTGAAGGCCATCGTGGACTTTGTGAAGAACCACGGGAACATCAAGGCTTTCGTCTCCATCCATAGCtactcccagctcctgctctacCCCTACGGCTACACCACCACCCCAGTGCCTGACCAGAAGGAACTG CACCAGATTTCCGAGAAGGCGGTCgcagctctgtcttctctgtacGGCACTAACTACAAGTACGGCAGCATCATCACCACCATCT ATCAAGCGAGCGGAGGAACCATCGACTGGACGTACAATCAGGGCATTAAGTACTCCTTCACTTTCGAGCTGCGGGACACGGGGCGCTACGGattcctgctccctgccaaACAGATCGTCCCGACCGCCCAGGAGACGTGGCTGGCGCTGAAGGTCATCATGCTGCATGCGCGGAACCATCTCTACTAA
- the CEP41 gene encoding centrosomal protein of 41 kDa has protein sequence MSSRRSVGDPEYLTRRIPQNPRYQHIKTRLDTGNSLTKYTEKLEEIKRNYRYKKDELFKRLKVTTFAQLVIQVASLSDETLEVTNEEIHKLEDGDSAARDADAELTAGTNGKGSPDGTPSPVLFINNTGAGESYRSTLQSVISGVGELDIEKDAPKKADAQAKDMPYPDCPFLLLDVRDRDAYDQCHIVGAYSYPIAMLSRTMNPYTNSILEYKNAHGKIIILYDNDERLASQAATTMCERGFENLFMLSGGLKVLAQKIPEGLITGSLPVSCQVATPTGSARKKTSPKAPPACAENKWRFSADDLQKIKHYLEEEHIPSDAASRLSRGSSGRDSKLTTVRSSPSLLSSAGNVGSLTTRSVSRSSLQNRPWK, from the exons ATGTCGAGCAGGAGGAGTGTCGGGGACCCGGAG TACTTAACCAGGCGCATCCCTCAGAATCCCAGATACCAGCATATAAAAACCCGCCTCGATACTG GGAACAGTTTGACAAAATACACTGAGAAGCTGGAAGAGATCAAAAGAA attACAGATATAAAAAGGATGAGCTGTTTAAAAGACTGAAAGTGACGACTTTTGCCCAGTTG GTCATCCAGGTTGCCTCTCTATCTGATGAAACCTTGGAAGTGACAAATGAGGAGATCCACAAGCTGGAAG ACGGTGATTCTGCTGCTCGAGATGCAGATGCTGAACTCACGGCAGGGACAAATGGGAAAGGAAGCCCCGATGGGACACCTAGTCCAGTTCTGTTCATAAACAACACAGGAGCTGGGGAATCCTATCGGTCCACGCTGCAGAG TGTGATAAGTGGTGTTGGTGAACTGGATATAGAAAAGGACGCTCCAAAGAAAGCAGACGCTCAGGCTAAAGACATGCCTTATCCCGACTGCCCCTTCCTGCTTTTGGATGTACGAGACCGAGATGCATACGACCAGTGTCACATTGTTGGAG cttATTCTTACCCTATTGCAATGCTGTCTAGAACGATGAACCCATATACAAATAGTATTCTGGAATAT AAAAATGCACatggaaaaattattattttgtatgaCAATGATGAGAGGTTAGCCAGCCAGGCTGCGACAACCATGTGTGAGAGGGGCTTTGAGAACTTGTTCATGTTATCTGGAG GCCTGAAGGTCCTTGCACAGAAGATCCCGGAAGGACTGATCACCGGCTCACTCCCTGTGTCCTGCCAGGTGGCAACTCCCACTGGATCTGCCCGAAAAAAGACCTCTCCCAAAGCGCCCCCTGCGTGTGCTGAGAATAAATGGAGGTTTTCTGCAGATGATCTACAAAAGATAAAGCACTACCTGGAAGAAGAGCACATTCCTTCAGACGCTGCCA gccGTCTTAGCCGTGGTTCTTCAGGCCGCGATTCCAAGCTGACAACTGTGAGGAGCAGCCCCAGtctcctcagctctgctggcaaCGTGGGATCCCTCACCACCCGCTCGGTCAGCAGGAGCAGCCTCCAGAACAGGCCGTGGAAATAA
- the MEST gene encoding mesoderm-specific transcript homolog protein — protein MKEWWVQVGLLSVPLLAVYLHIPPPKLSPALLSWRSSGGYFTYKDQKIFYRDSAGAVGSSDIVVLLHGFPTSSYDWCKIWEGLTQRFHRVIALDFVGFGFSDKPRPHRYSIFEQANIVEGLVRHLGLRHQRINLLSHDYGDTVAQELLHRYEHNKTGSILINSLCLSNGGIFPETHYPRFIQKILKDGGLLSPIITRLMNFFFFSRGLGAVFGPYTQPSQAEYWDMWTAVRTNDGNLVVDSILQYINQRKKHRDRWVGALMSTSVPLHLIYGPLDPVNPHPEFLQLYKKVLPMSTVSVLDDHISHYPQLEDPTGFLNAYLNFINSF, from the exons ATGAAGGAGTGGTGGGTGCAGGTGGGGCTGCTGAGCGTGCCCCTCCTCGCTGTCTACCTGCACATCCCACCCCCCAAACTCTCCCCGGCTCTCCTCTCCTGGAGGTCCTCCGGAGGCTACTTCACCTACAAGGACCAGAAGATCTTCTACAGAG ATTCAGCCGGCGCCGTCGGCAGCTCCGACATCGTTGTCCTCCTGCACGGCTTCCCAACGTCCAGCTACGACTGGTGCAAG ATCTGGGAAGGGCTGACCCAGCGGTTTCACCGGGTGATTGCTCTGGATTTCGTAGGATTCGGTTTCAGTGATAAGCCT AGGCCCCACCGCTACTCCATCTTTGAGCAAGCCAACATCGTCGAGGGGCTGGTGCGTCACCTCGGCCTCCGCCACCAGAGGATTAATCTCCTGTCCCACGATTACGGGGATACAGTCgcacaggagctgctgcacAG GTATGAGCACAATAAAACTGGAAGCATCTTGATCAACAGCCTCTGTTTATCCAACGGAG GGATTTTCCCCGAAACACACTATCCCCGGTTCATCCAGAAG ATCCTCAAGGATGGGGGTTTGCTGTCCCCCATCATCACACGGCTGATGaacttcttcttcttctccagagG gctcgGGGCAGTCTTTGGGCCCTACACACAGCCTTCACAGGCAGAGTACTGGGACATGTGGACGGCAGTGCGGACCAACGACGGCAATCTCGTTGTTGACAG tattttgCAGTATATAAACcagagaaagaagcacagaGACCGCTGGGTTGGGGCTTTGATGTCCACCTCTGTCCCAT TGCATCTAATCTATGGGCCCCTGGATCCTGTGAATCCACACCCAGAGTTTCTTCAGCTTTACAA GAAGGTGCTTCCCATGTCCACGGTGTCTGTGCTGGATGACCACATTAGCCACTATCCACAGCTGGAGGATCCGACAGGTTTCCTGAATGCGTATCTGAACTTCATCAACTCcttctga